A stretch of DNA from Nyctibius grandis isolate bNycGra1 chromosome 30, bNycGra1.pri, whole genome shotgun sequence:
CGAGCAGGAAGTACCCGCGGCTGAAGGAGGTGGACGATGTGCTGGGCGGCGCCGCGGCCTGGGAGAACGTGGACTCCACCGCAGGtagggccgggccggggcgggggccggggcgggatCGGGCCAGGCCTCACCTCCCCTCACGGCGCCGCGCCTCGCCCCGCAGAACCGTGCCCCAAGTGCGAGCACCCCCGCGCCTACTTCATGCAGATCCAGACGCGCTCGGCCGACGAGCCCATGACCACCTTCTACAAGTGCTGCAACGCGCAGTGCGGGCACCGCTGGCGGGACTGAGGGGgccgcggggcccggccgccggGGCCTGAGGGGCCGCGGCCTGGGCCCGGCCTGCTCTCCCTCCACCACGGTGAGGGAAGGGGTGTGGGTGTCTTCTCCTGCAATAAACACGGCCCTGGGTGGAAGTAACCGTCTGCTGCGTGGTTGCTTTTAAACCTGACCCGGGCTAAGGCTGCCGTACACAACAGCGAAGGATGGTCGGAGCCTCGGAAAGGGTGTTCTCCCCTGCgtggtggcactggggaagACTACGGGGCCTGTATTTCACACAGTGCAGGAGTTCTGCTAAAAGCACACATGATAAACTAATGCCGTGCACACCAAGAAACCAGTGTTTAAATCTAGAGAGAGCTTTAGCTTAGTTATCTTAAGGGTAGTTACCAAACCTTAGCACAGAGCCAGTGGCTGTGCAACAGAGCAGAAGGCAAAGCAAAGGTAAAACATTACTGCTGTAGCctgagagggaggaaaaaagaaaaggggccTTTGCTGTGCCTTGTGAAAACCACACAAGATAAAGCAGAAACTACAAACTATATGCTCTACAAGCAATgattggtaaaaaaaaatacacttaaagTGGGATCAAAGATTACCTGTGTCTTAACATTAAGCTTTATTCTCtgtttaaatacattaaaaagtaaaaaggataaataaattaataaaaacataatggAACAGAAATTGTAACATTTAAGCTGCATTTATGCTCACTCCTATAGGCTAAACCAATTTAATATGACTCAGATTTACCTTTTTTATACAGGGATAATCTGCACCCATTTATTCCAGTTCACTTCACAGGGGAACACTCTTCCCAGCCTGAGAGTACAGTCTATTGTAGGCTCGTAGTAGATTGTTGGGGTTTCGCTCAGTTTGGGATTGTTTAGTTGTTCTTCCACAACTGGCTGAGAAAAGAGTGACACCAGGGATGGCTTTTCCATGTAGAATCGTCTGATGCAACCAAGGGTTTCCAGACCCTGCAGAAAAATTCACATATTTAAGCTGGAGCagttgcagcaaaaaaaaaaaaaaaaaaaggcacttaaTGCTATTTGACCTACAGCGTTCTCAGAAACGTTAGACAATTTATAGTAAAAGTGGCTTCACTCCACCACCCAGGAGACCATGGGGATGGCAAAGATGACAGCACAACAAAGTGAGTTCCCACAGCTGGATACGTGCCCATGTGTCACTTCCAGCACAGTGGTTGACATCTGGACCCTGACACACAACTTCCAACAACACATCTCCACAGTTAGGGCCAGTTACAAATCATTTAACAGTGGTGTAGGTGTAAACCACCTGGGTCAGCTCTTGCTAATGGGTTAGTGTTCATTCCCACAGCAACACCCAGCAAGGCAGTCTGTGCAGAAAACATCTGCTGTGCATTCGGTAATCTCACAGAGGGATGCGTCTGGATTTACTCCTATTTGGTATATTACAGATATAATCTCTGTCTGTGGTTTCAAAAGCAGTTCTTATCAAACTTGTTGCTAGAGAAGTTAGATTCAAGTTCTCTGATCTGTGAAATGTACAGGTAATTTCTTGCCTTTATGGATTTGAATAAAAGTTGCCTCAGAATCTGTACTGCTCTCACACACGTGCACGCCTCACCACTCTACACTCTGTACCGCAGTCTTAAACCCATCCCCTGATCCCAGCTACCCTCTTGGCGGTGTCACTGTGGCACAGGACACAGGGCAAGCTGCGATGAACACCTAGGAAACAGGATGGTTGCTCAGCGATCGGCAGCGTACACAACTTGCATTGTTACCAAAATGCTGAGCCTGTGGACAGACGTGTGGCACACACGCACTGGAATAGTGATTTCCAGTATTAGTAGGGGAAGTCGTGCTCATGTGAAGGACTGCAATATTACTGCTGTACTTAAGATTTTGAATCcttatagggaaaaaaaaataatcaaggtTTCATTGCAAAGTAGCAGTGATGGCAATCAAACTTCAagatgtgggaaaaaaatatgagaaactCCAATTTTCTCACCATGTGTTGTTTTACAGTTAAGGATGTGTGCTTTTAAACAGGTCTGTCAGGACAGAAGGTCTTATTTACAGTACTGTCTAGCACAGACACATTTCAGTCTGATCTTATGTCAAGGACTACCTCTCTGAAAGGTGtgtaaggaaaaagaataagatAAATTCTATGGTGATTAACACTGCAGTAAACAGCCCAACTTAATATTTCACTGTGACAAGCCACCACTCTTCAGTAACCAACTAGAATTTCAACTGCATGTACGTCCATTTCAGAAGCAAGCTCAATTTTGAAATCAGTGAAACAGTAATTCCAAGGATGGGGTAAAGCAGGCTGCCCTCCATCCTCGGTGTGTGCAGTAACTTGCTCTGGCTTTGGTTAATGGGCACTGAAGGGGGAAGATTGTTTTTCACAGTTCATTCACAGTCCCATTTTCCTGGGActtgcagcaaagcagctgctgacTTAAGTGCAGAAGCAGAACCAGATGAAAGCTCACCCAGGTGGTGATTCACGTACCTGCAGTATCTCCAGGACGGCGACAGGCTGCAGTACCCCCCTGTAATGCTGCAGGAGCATGCCCGCCGTGACGCCTGGTTTTGTCATGATGTGGTAGAGCACAGCTTCCATCATCCCCTTACACACAGGTTTATTCAGATTCCCATCCACGATCCTCCACGGTCTCCCAATGAAGCAGACCTTCTCGCAGGCCCTGCAAAAGACAATTTAAGTTCAGCTCTGTCAGGAATTACTCT
This window harbors:
- the POLR3K gene encoding DNA-directed RNA polymerase III subunit RPC10, whose translation is MLLFCPACGNVLVAEEGPRCHRFACTTCPYVRNVTRKVTSRKYPRLKEVDDVLGGAAAWENVDSTAEPCPKCEHPRAYFMQIQTRSADEPMTTFYKCCNAQCGHRWRD